One part of the Chryseobacterium sp. 7 genome encodes these proteins:
- a CDS encoding glutathione peroxidase gives MKKIFLMLLSFVAFLQSCTNQKSEISKTKTNELMGKTIYDFKVESLDGKEINFADFKGKKILIVNTASECGFTPQYADLENLYEQYKDKLVVIGFPANNFGGQEPGTNTEIGAFCQKNYGVTFPMAAKVSVKGDDTAPIFKFLTEKELNGVKNTSILWNFTKFLVDENGKLIDTFVSTTNPNGEAITKYLK, from the coding sequence ATGAAAAAGATTTTTTTAATGCTGCTTTCCTTCGTCGCATTTCTGCAAAGCTGCACCAACCAGAAAAGTGAAATTTCAAAAACCAAAACCAACGAACTTATGGGAAAAACAATATATGACTTCAAAGTAGAAAGTCTTGATGGTAAAGAAATCAACTTTGCAGATTTCAAAGGAAAGAAAATCCTGATTGTGAATACTGCTTCAGAATGCGGATTTACCCCTCAGTATGCAGATCTTGAGAATTTGTATGAGCAATATAAAGATAAATTGGTAGTTATAGGTTTCCCTGCTAATAATTTTGGAGGACAGGAGCCAGGAACCAATACTGAAATTGGAGCTTTCTGCCAGAAAAACTATGGGGTAACATTCCCGATGGCGGCTAAAGTTTCTGTAAAAGGCGATGATACAGCTCCTATCTTTAAATTCTTGACAGAGAAAGAATTAAACGGAGTAAAAAATACAAGCATCCTCTGGAACTTCACCAAATTCCTGGTAGATGAAAACGGAAAGCTGATAGACACTTTTGTAAGTACTACAAACCCTAACGGTGAGGCGATTACAAAGTATCTGAAATAA
- a CDS encoding histidine kinase, translating to MKKLLLVFGLIFSHVIFGQTAKEIIDKNIELSGGLTNWKLLNSVLLQGKVVLGIKDEYPIRIFQQRPNLTKTLITTGGKETAIEGFDGSKGYAMNYAANKLQEYPEYVPESFDNDFIDWENKGFDAKYLGKEKVGEIYCHKVELTKNVNKNMYYFDTKTYMLIKEVKKDETLVYSDFRKVGNLTMPFRIESSSTKKDGDYVMLLNKIDINKVFPANIFKF from the coding sequence ATGAAGAAGTTACTACTCGTATTTGGACTGATATTTTCGCATGTAATATTCGGACAGACCGCAAAGGAAATTATTGACAAGAATATTGAATTATCCGGAGGGTTAACCAATTGGAAATTGTTGAATTCAGTATTGCTTCAGGGAAAAGTAGTATTGGGAATCAAAGATGAGTATCCGATAAGAATTTTTCAGCAGCGTCCGAATCTTACTAAAACATTGATTACTACCGGAGGAAAAGAAACCGCGATTGAAGGTTTTGACGGTTCCAAAGGCTACGCAATGAACTATGCGGCCAATAAGCTTCAGGAATACCCTGAATATGTGCCGGAAAGTTTTGATAACGACTTCATTGACTGGGAAAATAAAGGATTTGATGCCAAATACCTTGGAAAAGAAAAGGTAGGAGAGATCTACTGCCATAAAGTGGAACTTACCAAGAACGTTAATAAGAATATGTATTACTTCGATACAAAAACTTATATGCTGATAAAAGAAGTGAAAAAAGATGAAACGCTTGTCTATTCTGATTTTAGAAAAGTAGGAAACCTTACAATGCCTTTCAGAATAGAATCTTCAAGTACTAAAAAAGACGGAGATTATGTGATGTTATTAAACAAAATAGACATTAATAAAGTATTTCCGGCTAATATTTTCAAGTTTTAA
- the kdsB gene encoding 3-deoxy-manno-octulosonate cytidylyltransferase — protein sequence MKIIAVIPARYEASRFPGKLMQILGEKTVITTTYQNVVETGLFDEVFVATDSEIILDEIVKNGGKAVMTGQHETGSDRIAEAVQNIDCDIVINVQGDEPFLKLEPLRQLIEVFKHDDQQEISLASLKIQLHEKEEIENPNNVKVITDNNGFALYFSRSVIPFHREISYDVSYFKHIGVYAFRKEALLQFSKLAMKPLEISEKIECIRYLEYGMKIKMIETNFVGVGIDTPEDLEKARKLI from the coding sequence ATGAAAATAATCGCTGTCATCCCTGCCCGTTACGAAGCAAGCCGTTTTCCGGGGAAATTAATGCAGATTTTAGGAGAAAAAACCGTGATCACCACCACCTATCAGAACGTAGTGGAAACCGGGCTGTTTGATGAAGTATTTGTAGCTACAGACTCCGAAATTATTCTTGATGAAATTGTAAAAAACGGTGGTAAAGCCGTAATGACAGGGCAACACGAGACAGGAAGCGACCGTATTGCTGAAGCAGTACAAAATATAGACTGTGACATCGTGATCAATGTTCAGGGAGACGAACCTTTCCTGAAACTGGAACCTTTACGCCAGCTGATTGAAGTTTTTAAACATGATGACCAGCAGGAAATTTCCTTAGCTTCTTTAAAAATTCAGCTGCATGAAAAAGAAGAAATTGAAAATCCGAATAACGTAAAAGTAATTACTGATAATAACGGTTTTGCCCTGTATTTCAGCCGTTCCGTAATTCCTTTTCACAGAGAGATTTCCTATGATGTAAGCTATTTTAAACATATCGGCGTATATGCCTTCAGAAAAGAAGCCTTGCTGCAGTTTTCAAAACTGGCAATGAAACCATTGGAAATTTCTGAAAAAATTGAATGCATCCGCTATCTGGAATACGGAATGAAAATCAAAATGATAGAAACCAATTTCGTAGGAGTAGGCATAGATACACCGGAAGATTTGGAAAAAGCCCGAAAGTTAATTTAG
- a CDS encoding phosphatase PAP2 family protein: protein MKKLRFLLLPVSILVCSQEIDTLKVKELPKELELPKVQTYTLKDGSVRTYPKPKLLDFVTKLPRNFINTNKDFVAQDHAYYLGGAVAATLILLPFDQKLIDNSRELAERWGMDKDNNYTKVGGVFKIPKDIGSTLYLIGNGSTLVLLGIGFGTYGLIKNDYRAQATASGLMESLILSGVFTQTLKRITGRESPFIAEEYEHKGGAWNPFPSFSAFGKNTSNYDAMPSGHLTTFMAGITVIADNYPDAKWIKPVGYTLAGALCFQMMQSKVHWASDYPLALLMGYFIGKTISKSRYTSSEGTIGKTKYNLNFTASRQWEYNMVGVKLSF, encoded by the coding sequence ATGAAAAAACTGAGATTTCTACTCTTACCAGTTTCAATATTGGTATGCTCACAAGAGATTGACACATTGAAGGTGAAAGAGCTTCCAAAAGAACTGGAACTGCCAAAAGTACAAACCTACACCCTGAAAGACGGATCTGTCCGGACCTATCCAAAGCCGAAATTATTAGATTTTGTAACCAAATTACCCAGAAACTTTATCAACACCAATAAAGATTTCGTGGCTCAGGACCATGCCTATTATCTGGGAGGAGCTGTTGCAGCAACGTTGATTCTCCTGCCATTTGACCAGAAACTGATCGACAATTCCAGAGAGCTGGCAGAAAGATGGGGAATGGATAAAGATAATAACTACACCAAAGTAGGTGGAGTTTTTAAAATCCCGAAAGATATAGGATCTACCCTGTACCTGATAGGAAACGGTTCCACATTAGTATTATTAGGAATTGGTTTCGGGACGTATGGGTTGATTAAGAATGATTACAGAGCACAGGCCACAGCCAGCGGTTTGATGGAAAGTTTAATTCTTTCCGGAGTTTTCACTCAGACCCTTAAAAGAATTACCGGAAGAGAAAGCCCGTTTATTGCAGAAGAATACGAACATAAAGGAGGGGCATGGAATCCTTTCCCAAGTTTCTCAGCCTTCGGAAAAAATACCTCGAATTACGATGCTATGCCATCCGGACATTTAACCACTTTTATGGCAGGTATCACCGTGATTGCAGACAATTATCCCGATGCAAAATGGATTAAACCTGTAGGATATACACTGGCAGGAGCACTATGCTTTCAGATGATGCAGAGTAAAGTTCACTGGGCTTCAGATTATCCTTTAGCCCTGTTAATGGGATATTTTATCGGGAAAACCATCTCAAAAAGCAGATATACTTCATCAGAAGGAACTATCGGAAAAACAAAATACAATCTCAATTTTACCGCGTCCCGCCAATGGGAATACAATATGGTAGGAGTAAAACTCTCTTTTTAA
- a CDS encoding pyridoxal phosphate-dependent aminotransferase, with protein MKVSKLAANLIGSEIVKIGNEVNDLKAKGAEIANLTIGDLNSNIYPIPALLKEEIQKAYQNNLTNYPPANGLLSLRKEVSKDLKKRWNLDYSPEDILITAGSRPLIYAVYKTIVDEGDKVVYPTPSWNNNHYAYLTSANAVEVKTKPETNFLPTADDLRPHLDGAVLLALCSPLNPTGTMFTKEQLSEICELVIAENKKRGADEKPLYLMYDQIYSCLTFGAEHVDPVSLFPEMKDYTIYIDGISKCLAATGVRVGWGFGPAHILDKMKALLTHVGAWAPKPEQEATAKFYENHENVDTFVNDFKAKLEESLKVLHNGVQDLKGKGLAVDSIEPMGALYLTIKLNYIGKTKPDGAVLENSSDLVFYLINEAGVALVPFSAFGEEKSEPWFRASVGGLAVDEIKGMLPKLESALNKLK; from the coding sequence GTGAAAGTTTCAAAATTAGCAGCGAACCTGATCGGTTCTGAAATTGTAAAAATTGGTAACGAAGTAAATGATCTAAAAGCAAAAGGAGCGGAAATTGCCAATCTTACTATTGGTGATCTGAATTCTAATATCTATCCTATTCCGGCATTGCTGAAGGAAGAGATTCAGAAAGCATATCAGAATAATCTGACGAACTATCCTCCTGCCAACGGACTTTTATCTTTAAGAAAAGAAGTTTCCAAAGACCTTAAAAAAAGATGGAACCTGGATTATTCTCCGGAAGACATCCTGATCACAGCAGGATCAAGACCTTTGATCTATGCCGTGTACAAAACCATCGTAGACGAAGGAGATAAAGTAGTATATCCTACACCATCTTGGAACAACAACCACTATGCTTACCTTACTTCAGCCAACGCTGTAGAAGTAAAGACAAAACCGGAAACCAACTTCCTTCCAACAGCAGATGATTTAAGACCTCATTTGGATGGAGCCGTATTATTGGCATTGTGTTCACCATTGAACCCTACCGGAACTATGTTTACAAAAGAACAGCTTTCAGAAATCTGCGAATTGGTCATTGCTGAAAACAAAAAAAGGGGAGCAGATGAAAAACCGTTATACTTAATGTATGACCAGATTTATTCTTGCCTTACTTTCGGGGCTGAGCACGTAGATCCGGTTTCTCTTTTCCCGGAAATGAAAGATTATACGATCTATATCGACGGTATTTCAAAATGCCTTGCAGCAACAGGAGTACGTGTGGGTTGGGGATTCGGTCCCGCTCATATCCTTGATAAAATGAAAGCACTTCTTACCCACGTTGGAGCTTGGGCACCAAAACCGGAGCAGGAAGCAACCGCTAAATTCTATGAAAATCACGAGAATGTAGATACTTTCGTTAATGATTTTAAAGCTAAACTTGAAGAAAGCCTAAAAGTTCTTCACAACGGAGTTCAGGATTTAAAAGGAAAAGGACTTGCTGTAGACAGTATTGAACCAATGGGAGCTCTTTATCTTACCATTAAATTAAACTATATCGGAAAAACAAAACCAGATGGGGCGGTACTTGAAAACTCTTCGGACCTTGTTTTCTACTTAATTAATGAAGCAGGAGTGGCGTTAGTACCATTCTCAGCTTTCGGAGAAGAAAAATCAGAACCTTGGTTCCGTGCTTCTGTAGGAGGATTAGCCGTAGATGAGATCAAAGGAATGCTTCCAAAACTGGAAAGCGCTTTGAACAAATTAAAGTAA
- a CDS encoding phospho-sugar mutase — protein MNTLEKAKLWLSDTFDKETRDAVQTLIDSNSPDLEDSFYRELEFGTGGMRGIMGVGTNRLNKYTLGQATQGLANYMLQQFKGEEIKVAIAYDVRHNSKEFGKLVADVLTANGIKVLLFKDHRPTPELSFTVRDKKCNGGIVLTASHNPPEYNGYKVYWNDGAQIVPPNDEAIINEVYSVKFEEIKFNGNDDLIEWIGEEQDDVYIDACIENSTYQNVGKENLNIVFTSIHGTTYTTVPKALEKAGFKKVDLVREQMIPSGNFPTVDSPNPEEPAALEMAMDLARITNADIVIGTDPDGDRLGIAVRNLDGEMQLLNGNQTNTILTYYILNEWRKQGKITGKEFIGSTIVTSDIFFDIAQKFGVECKVGLTGFKWIGKMIREAEGTQKFVCGGEESFGFMTGDFVRDKDSCGSILIACEIAAWCKANGRTMYQYMIEIYEDLGMYYEGLINIVRKGKEGAEEIQNMMKNFRENPPKELAGSLVEEVKDFKEQTSLTISTNEKKVMNDIPKSNVLIYYTQDGTKVCVRPSGTEPKIKFYVSVKDSVTSEADFRDKLKSLEAKIGAVKTDLKLD, from the coding sequence ATGAATACATTAGAAAAAGCGAAACTTTGGTTAAGTGATACTTTCGATAAAGAAACGAGAGATGCTGTACAAACATTGATCGACAGCAATTCCCCTGATCTGGAAGATTCTTTCTACAGAGAACTGGAATTCGGTACAGGAGGTATGCGTGGGATAATGGGAGTAGGAACCAATCGCTTGAATAAATATACACTGGGACAGGCTACTCAGGGATTGGCAAATTATATGCTGCAGCAGTTCAAAGGTGAAGAAATTAAAGTGGCTATTGCTTATGATGTTCGTCATAATTCCAAAGAATTTGGAAAGTTGGTAGCAGATGTTTTGACAGCAAACGGAATTAAAGTATTGCTTTTCAAGGATCACAGGCCGACTCCTGAATTGTCTTTCACAGTTCGTGATAAAAAATGTAATGGAGGAATTGTATTAACGGCTTCTCACAACCCGCCAGAATATAACGGGTATAAAGTATACTGGAACGATGGAGCACAAATTGTTCCGCCTAATGATGAAGCGATTATCAATGAAGTATATTCTGTGAAATTCGAAGAAATTAAATTCAACGGAAATGATGATCTGATCGAGTGGATCGGAGAGGAGCAGGATGATGTGTATATCGATGCCTGTATTGAAAACTCTACCTATCAGAATGTTGGAAAAGAAAATTTAAATATCGTTTTCACATCTATTCACGGAACAACGTATACAACAGTTCCTAAGGCTCTTGAAAAAGCAGGATTTAAAAAAGTAGATCTTGTAAGAGAACAGATGATTCCAAGCGGAAATTTCCCTACAGTAGATTCTCCAAACCCGGAAGAGCCTGCAGCATTGGAAATGGCAATGGATCTGGCAAGAATTACTAATGCAGATATCGTGATCGGAACAGATCCGGATGGAGACAGATTAGGGATTGCAGTAAGAAACCTTGATGGTGAAATGCAATTATTAAACGGTAACCAAACCAATACAATTCTTACTTATTATATCCTGAATGAATGGAGAAAACAAGGGAAAATTACCGGAAAAGAATTCATAGGTTCTACGATTGTGACTTCAGATATCTTCTTTGATATCGCACAAAAATTTGGGGTAGAATGCAAAGTAGGTCTTACCGGATTCAAATGGATCGGAAAAATGATCCGTGAAGCAGAAGGTACACAGAAATTCGTATGTGGTGGTGAAGAAAGTTTCGGATTCATGACCGGAGATTTTGTGCGTGATAAAGACTCTTGTGGAAGTATCCTTATAGCTTGCGAAATTGCTGCCTGGTGTAAGGCTAACGGAAGAACAATGTATCAGTACATGATCGAGATCTACGAAGATCTTGGAATGTATTATGAAGGATTAATCAATATCGTAAGAAAAGGAAAAGAAGGTGCTGAAGAAATTCAGAATATGATGAAAAACTTCCGCGAAAATCCTCCAAAAGAACTGGCAGGTTCATTGGTAGAAGAAGTAAAAGACTTTAAGGAACAGACAAGTCTTACTATTTCTACGAACGAGAAAAAAGTAATGAATGACATTCCGAAGTCAAACGTTTTGATCTATTACACTCAGGATGGAACAAAAGTATGCGTAAGACCTTCAGGAACAGAACCCAAAATCAAGTTCTATGTTTCAGTGAAAGATTCCGTTACTTCAGAAGCAGATTTCAGAGATAAATTAAAATCATTGGAAGCTAAAATCGGAGCCGTTAAAACAGATTTAAAACTGGATTAA